A window of bacterium genomic DNA:
CAATTACGCTTGCACTTGTTTTCGGCTCAATTACAATGATGCCGGGGTTTATAGCTTTCCCGCTATGCGGCCTGCTTCTGCATCAGGGAGTCCCCTATTTTGTGCTGGGAGCATTCTCAACCAGTTTAATGATGGTGGGAGTTATTACATTTCCCATTGAAAAAACATATCTTGGTGTAAAAACTGCACTGCTTCGCAACTTTATCAGCCTTGTAATTGCTTTGATTGTTTCTCTCGTAATAGGGATTATCTACAGGGAGATACTTTTATGAAAAAGGACAAAATAATTGAAACAACTGTTTTTTCTCTCTTCACAAGCTTCATTCTGCTGTCATTTATTCTGAGAATTGATTCCGGAATGCAGATGGGCAGGAAAACAATTTATTTTGCAAAAAACCTTTTTCTGGTTCTTCCCCCTGCCTTTATTTTAATCGGGCTTTTTCAGGTCTGGGTAAAACGGGAATCTGTTGAAAAACATCTTGGCACAGGTTCAGGGCTGATGGCTCATCTGTGGGTAACACTGCTTGCAGGTACAACTGTGGGCGGGCTCTATGTTGCCTTTCCTGTTGCCGCAGTACTGTTCCGAAAAGGTGCAAGAATCCCTGTAATCCTCACATATCTTGGAGCTGCTGCTGTAGTCCGCATCCCAATGACACTTTTTGAAGCATCTTTTCTCGGAATTAAATTTTCCCTGATAAGGCTTTTAATCTCAATACCTTTAATAATTGTATCTTCGGAAATATTAGGAAAATATCTTGAAACACGTTCATACCAAATCACAGATAACAACACTTAAACGGAGGAAGCTATGAAAAAAAAGGGGAAACTATTTTTGTCTGTAATTCTGCTGTCCGTGCTATCAATGCTCTGCTCAAATCATAAGGAAAAAGCTAAAAGTTCGGTTAATCCGGACAATACTGTTTACCAATCAGCAGTTGATACCAGTAAAACAAATACAGGTTCATCTGCAAAAATCGATACACCTCTTGTAACATTTATTGAGCTGGGCTCTGTAAACTGCATACCTTGTAAAATGATGCAGCCTGTAATGAAACAGATAGAAGAAGAATACAAAGGCAGTGTAAAAGTTGTTTTTTATGACGTATGGACAGAGAAAGGCAAACCTTATGCTGATACGTTCAAAATAAGAGTTATCCCTACACAGGTGTTTCTAGATAAAAACGGTAATGAATATTTCAGGCATGAGGGGTTTTTCCCAAAGCAGGAACTAATTAAAATACTGAAACAAAAAGGTGTTAAGTAATGGAGAGCATTTTTACAGGGCTTACAAAAGCTCTTCACCAGACATGGATTATAGCGGTCTCTGCATCATTTTTATGGGGAGTATTAAGCATTCTTCTCAGCCCGTGCCACCTGTCTTCCATTCCTTTGATTGT
This region includes:
- a CDS encoding permease → MKKDKIIETTVFSLFTSFILLSFILRIDSGMQMGRKTIYFAKNLFLVLPPAFILIGLFQVWVKRESVEKHLGTGSGLMAHLWVTLLAGTTVGGLYVAFPVAAVLFRKGARIPVILTYLGAAAVVRIPMTLFEASFLGIKFSLIRLLISIPLIIVSSEILGKYLETRSYQITDNNT
- a CDS encoding permease; protein product: MLFLYSATIAALIMSVIADKNKTALSLKTALKIFLKILPDLLLVIVLAAFILYFIPASAIGRYLGADNHFFAITLALVFGSITMMPGFIAFPLCGLLLHQGVPYFVLGAFSTSLMMVGVITFPIEKTYLGVKTALLRNFISLVIALIVSLVIGIIYREILL
- a CDS encoding thioredoxin family protein, with translation MLCSNHKEKAKSSVNPDNTVYQSAVDTSKTNTGSSAKIDTPLVTFIELGSVNCIPCKMMQPVMKQIEEEYKGSVKVVFYDVWTEKGKPYADTFKIRVIPTQVFLDKNGNEYFRHEGFFPKQELIKILKQKGVK